One Amblyomma americanum isolate KBUSLIRL-KWMA chromosome 8, ASM5285725v1, whole genome shotgun sequence DNA window includes the following coding sequences:
- the ND-PDSW gene encoding NADH dehydrogenase (ubiquinone) PDSW subunit, whose translation MGVDDRPPIHGFERFMNGVHALFEVPVTWVRETIVAPNRAEYNWYHRKYRRVPTIDECYTDDLMCKFEADEQYKRDREVDAKIVNLLARRRDDCMIYEFTSEEKCQPIIDQYKEAELNWFIKYGDLTPHSTVVAAFMKQKHRLIAERRRALKAQQTAELE comes from the exons ATGGGTGTGGATGATCGCCCGCCTATACATGGGTTTGAACGGTTCATGAACGGGGTCCACGCTCTGTTTGAAGTCCCTGTAACTTGGGTCCGAG AGACTATTGTTGCGCCAAACAGGGCTGAGTACAACTGGTACCACCGCAAGTACCGAAGGGTACCCACCATCGACGAATGCTACACCGACGACTTGATGTGCAAGTTCGAAGCTGACGAGCAGTACAAGAGAGACAG GGAGGTGGACGCAAAGATAGTCAACCTGCTTGCTCGTCGCCGTGATGACTGCATGATATACGAGTTTACGAGTGAAGAGAAGTGCCAGCCCATTATCGATCAGTACAAGGAAGCCGAGCTTAACTGGTTCATCAAAT ATGGTGACCTGACCCCTCACTCGACTGTAGTGGCTGCTTTCATGAAGCAAAAGCATAGACTTATCGCCGAACGACGTCGGGCATTGAAGGCACAGCAGACTGCCGAGTTGGAGTGA